One window from the genome of Salvelinus sp. IW2-2015 linkage group LG30, ASM291031v2, whole genome shotgun sequence encodes:
- the LOC111955155 gene encoding cyclin-dependent kinase 5 activator 1-like, with translation MGTVLSLSPAFRKNSYYDTRPGSLNHYPSLSSRSLNTQKDRTSGLKRGQSIFLPALTWKRLVASTKKRGGSKKCPGGPGSLGDPLNNNNIYQKDPVLHLNRENVKKSLSCANLSSYDGPTGLGLGIGFGQGHYSYGMGMKPQQLSSVKKVPHQGSAASSPKRIIVQASTSELLRCLGEFLCGRCYRLKHLSPADPVLWLRAVDRSLLLQGWQDQAFVTPANVVFVYMLCRDVVDGDLVASEHELQATLLTCLYLSYSYMGNEISYPLKPFLVEAGKEAFWDRCLAIIDATSAKMLRINADPQFFTQVFAELKSEGGCSPQDYSRVLDR, from the coding sequence ATGGGCACAGTACTATCCCTTTCCCCTGCATTCAGGAAGAACAGCTACTATGACACGCGGCCTGGCTCACTCAACCACTACCCGAGCCTGAGCAGCCGTTCGCTCAACACTCAGAAAGACCGCACCAGTGGCCTGAAACGGGGACAGTCAATCTTTCTCCCAGCCCTCACCTGGAAACGCCTGGTCGCCTCCACCAAGAAACGAGGGGGCTCTAAGAAATGTCCTGGGGGTCCGGGGTCACTTGGAGAccccctcaacaacaacaacatctacCAGAAGGATCCGGTGTTGCACCTCAACCGCGAGAATGTCAAGAAGTCTCTGTCGTGTGCCAACCTCTCAAGCTACGACGGGCCAACGGGACTGGGTCTGGGGATAGGCTTCGGCCAGGGGCACTACAGCTATGGCATGGGCATGAAGCCCCAGCAGTTGTCCTCTGTCAAGAAGGTGCCCCACCAAGGATCGGCCGCCTCATCCCCCAAGCGCATCATCGTCCAGGCGTCCACCAGTGAACTTCTCCGGTGCCTGGGTGAGTTCCTGTGTGGCCGCTGCTACCGGCTGAAGCACCTCTCCCCTGCGGACCCGGTGCTGTGGCTGCGGGCGGTGGAccgctctctgctcctccagggcTGGCAGGATCAAGCCTTCGTGACTCCGGCCAACGTGGTGTTTGTCTACATGCTGTGTCGTGATGTGGTGGATGGAGACCTGGTGGCGTCAGAGCACGAGCTTCAGGCCACACTACTCACCTGTCTCTACCTGTCCTATTCCTACATGGGCAATGAGATATCCTACCCACTGAAACCTTTCCTGGTGGAGGCTGGCAAGGAGGCCTTCTGGGACCGCTGCCTAGCCATCATCGACGCCACCAGCGCCAAGATGTTGCGCATCAACGCCGACCCGCAATTCTTCACCCAGGTGTTCGCTGAGCTGAAGAGTGAAGGGGGCTGCAGCCCACAGGACTACAGCCGCGTGCTGGACCGGTGA